A single window of Balaenoptera acutorostrata chromosome X, mBalAcu1.1, whole genome shotgun sequence DNA harbors:
- the LOC130706297 gene encoding cancer/testis antigen family 47 member C1-like — MRVRPAMSATEERGPIPCGQDGAGGWAGGDPSPLGVRASPSGGMDGVEGAAAFPASLELSRALHGEDGGQEAAQAAVEEDWDVELVEEEEEEEEEEEEVFELEIEDQEEDEYQSEEGDETEEEVEEEEETEEEDENGHEGAGVVAGHGAPTAQFQSLFRDLVHCRVHHSHYNDRVLVGPHTGRVMVRRHSRRPSDPAEDAAPPQEQEDLGEAGEVWRGEYQAEGSPPWEPQEPAEGAASQKAEEPAAAAEFWAGEVLADASESWEAGACGPDDGAEAGEGRPSPQALAAPAGASA, encoded by the coding sequence ATGCGCGTCCGTCCTGCCATGTCTGCCACAGAGGAGCGCGGCCCGATTCCATGTGGCCAGGACGGAGCTGGTGGCTGGGCGGGTGGTGACCCCAGTCCCCTCGGGGTCCGCGCATCCCCTtcgggagggatggatggagttGAGGGGGCCGCGGCTTTTCCGGCCTCCCTGGAGCTCTCCAGAGCCCTTCACGGGGAGGATGGTGGGCAGGAGGCCGCCCAGGCCGCAGTGGAAGAAGACTGGGATGTAGagctggtggaggaggaggaggaggaggaggaggaggaggaggaagtgttTGAATTAGAGATCGAGGACCAGGAGGAGGATGAGTACCAGTCAGAAGAGGGAGACGAAACTGAGGAAGAGGtcgaggaggaggaagagacagaagaggaggacgAGAATGGGCACGAGGGCGCGGGAGTGGTCGCGGGCCACGGGGCCCCTACGGCGCAGTTTCAGTCCCTGTTCCGGGATCTGGTCCATTGCCGTGTGCACCACAGCCACTACAACGACCGTGTCCTGGTCGGGCCCCACACCGGCCGCGTGATGGTCAGGCGCCACTCCCGACGGCCCTCGGACCCTGCAGAGGATGCCGCGCCTCCTCAGGAGCAGGAAGACCTGGGAGAGGCAGGTGAGGTCTGGCGGGGCGAGTACCAGGCAGAGGGCAGCCCGCCCTGGGAGCCGCAGGAACCTGCAGAGGGGGCGGCATCCCAGAAGGCAGAGGAACCAGCGGCGGCGGCCGAGTTCTGGGCGGGCGAGGTCCTGGCTGATGCCTCCGAGTCGTGGGAGGCTGGGGCGTGTGGACCTGACGACGGGGCCGAGGCTGGCGAGGGGCGGCCCAGTCCCCAGGCCCTTGCAGCCCCTGCTGGGGCATCGGCCTGA